Proteins from one Salaquimonas pukyongi genomic window:
- the murA gene encoding UDP-N-acetylglucosamine 1-carboxyvinyltransferase gives MDSIKVTGGHRLNGVIPISGAKNAALPLMIASLLTADELILENVPHLADVESLIRILTNHGVDYHVEGKRRAHNGQQGRNIAFTAGEIVDTTAPYDLVSKMRASFWVIGPLLARMHKAKVSLPGGCAIGTRPVDLFIDSLQALGAKITIDGGYAVAEATGGLTGADYTFSKVSVGATHVAMMAATLAKGKTVLRNCAREPEVTDLANCLIAMGAQISGAGTSTLTIEGVEALHGARHRVLPDRIETGTYAMAAAIAGGEVLLKGAQASLLQNALDVLVRAGVEIEEKNDGIRVMRNGHGIKPVDVTTEPFPGFPTDLQAQFMALMTQAEGTSTIRETIFENRFMHVQELARLGAQITLDGQEATVHGPSALKGAQVMATDLRASVSLVMAGLVAEGDTTITRVYHLDRGFEHLEQKLSACGAAVERISA, from the coding sequence ATGGACAGTATCAAGGTAACGGGCGGCCACCGCCTGAATGGCGTAATTCCGATCTCCGGCGCCAAGAACGCAGCCCTGCCCCTGATGATCGCTTCGCTGCTGACTGCCGATGAGCTCATCCTTGAAAATGTCCCCCATCTTGCCGATGTGGAGTCGCTGATCCGCATCCTGACCAATCATGGCGTGGATTATCACGTCGAAGGCAAGCGGCGCGCGCACAATGGCCAGCAGGGCCGCAACATTGCCTTTACGGCGGGCGAGATCGTCGATACCACCGCGCCTTATGACCTTGTCTCGAAAATGCGCGCCAGCTTCTGGGTTATCGGCCCGCTGCTTGCCCGCATGCACAAGGCCAAGGTCTCGCTGCCCGGCGGCTGTGCCATCGGCACGCGGCCGGTAGACCTGTTCATCGACAGTCTCCAAGCCCTGGGCGCCAAAATCACCATTGATGGCGGCTATGCCGTTGCCGAGGCTACAGGCGGCCTGACAGGCGCCGACTACACGTTCTCCAAGGTTTCCGTCGGCGCTACCCATGTGGCCATGATGGCGGCGACCCTGGCGAAGGGGAAAACCGTCTTGCGCAACTGCGCGCGCGAACCCGAAGTCACCGACCTTGCCAATTGCCTGATTGCCATGGGCGCGCAAATCAGTGGCGCGGGAACATCGACCCTCACGATTGAGGGTGTCGAGGCGCTTCACGGCGCACGCCACCGGGTATTGCCGGACCGGATCGAAACCGGCACCTATGCCATGGCGGCGGCGATTGCCGGCGGGGAAGTGCTGCTAAAAGGTGCCCAGGCATCCTTGCTGCAGAACGCACTGGATGTGCTGGTGCGCGCAGGAGTCGAGATCGAGGAGAAAAACGACGGCATCCGCGTCATGCGCAACGGCCATGGCATCAAGCCCGTCGATGTGACCACCGAACCCTTTCCGGGCTTTCCAACCGATCTGCAGGCACAGTTCATGGCGCTGATGACCCAGGCAGAAGGGACCAGCACGATACGCGAAACGATTTTTGAAAACCGCTTCATGCACGTTCAGGAGCTTGCCCGTCTCGGCGCCCAGATCACCCTGGACGGGCAGGAAGCCACCGTTCACGGCCCTTCTGCCCTGAAAGGTGCACAGGTAATGGCAACCGATCTGCGTGCCTCGGTTTCCCTTGTCATGGCAGGACTGGTTGCAGAAGGGGATACGACGATTACACGCGTTTACCATCTCGATCGCGGCTTTGAACATCTGGAACAAAAACTGTCAGCCTGCGGCGCCGCCGTAGAGCGGATTTCGGCCTGA
- a CDS encoding retropepsin-like aspartic protease, whose amino-acid sequence MKWWWFLGVLVLAGCTGKQTAVPLLFSTPAQVFLVEVSIAGQAGKDATVPLIFDTGAAVTILDETTLQALGLSPLSTETILLPNNVTHQITRYRLTNLRLGDCVLRDVDVYGSPALVQGVLGLDVLGPLLPMTVTSAVVVFGCSQ is encoded by the coding sequence GTGAAGTGGTGGTGGTTTCTCGGGGTGTTGGTATTGGCGGGATGTACCGGCAAGCAGACAGCGGTGCCGCTCCTATTCAGCACCCCAGCACAGGTGTTTCTGGTGGAGGTCTCTATTGCTGGTCAGGCTGGCAAAGACGCCACGGTGCCACTGATCTTTGATACGGGTGCGGCAGTGACCATTCTCGATGAGACAACACTTCAGGCGCTCGGTCTCTCGCCCCTCAGCACCGAGACCATTTTGCTTCCGAATAACGTCACCCACCAGATCACCCGCTACCGGCTCACCAATTTGCGGCTTGGCGATTGTGTGCTTCGTGATGTGGATGTCTATGGCTCACCCGCACTGGTGCAGGGCGTGTTGGGGTTGGATGTGTTGGGACCACTGCTGCCGATGACGGTGACGAGTGCGGTGGTGGTGTTTGGGTGCTCTCAATAG
- a CDS encoding tyrosine-type recombinase/integrase has product MKSTPVSMQLHAASGARLYLNRHERLSFMRVAKTAPIPTRSLCLTLAYTGCRVSEALALQGSAIDTTNNVIAFRSLKKRQKLHIREVPVPPALIKLLSADHTLTEQALDQRLWQISRTTAWRRIKRVMATAHVTGIHASPKGLRHGFGVAAIQAGVPLNLLQKWMGHANIGVTAIYANAMGPEEYAVAKRMW; this is encoded by the coding sequence ATGAAATCCACCCCCGTGTCCATGCAACTTCATGCCGCCAGTGGTGCGCGGCTCTACCTCAATCGCCACGAGCGACTGAGCTTCATGCGGGTAGCCAAAACAGCCCCCATACCCACCCGAAGCCTCTGCCTCACCCTTGCCTATACAGGGTGCCGTGTCAGCGAAGCCCTCGCCCTGCAGGGCAGTGCCATAGACACCACCAACAACGTCATAGCTTTCCGGTCATTGAAGAAACGCCAGAAGCTCCATATCAGGGAAGTGCCGGTGCCACCGGCACTGATCAAACTGCTGTCAGCCGACCATACCCTCACCGAGCAAGCCCTCGACCAACGACTCTGGCAGATCAGCCGCACCACCGCCTGGCGGCGTATCAAACGGGTGATGGCAACTGCCCACGTGACCGGCATTCATGCCTCACCCAAGGGCTTGCGCCATGGCTTTGGGGTCGCCGCCATTCAAGCCGGTGTGCCGCTTAATCTCCTCCAGAAATGGATGGGACACGCCAATATCGGTGTCACGGCTATCTATGCCAATGCCATGGGACCGGAAGAATACGCGGTGGCGAAACGGATGTGGTGA
- a CDS encoding helix-turn-helix transcriptional regulator, which produces MDLRVARRKAGLTQVDCAHLLDVHPSLISRFESGRSTPSIQSICTLSLLYGRSFERLFGEAFASARTELAERLPSLPDAPTHWLPRPNRQHTLNQLSAHLSESENGAA; this is translated from the coding sequence TTGGATCTGCGGGTCGCCCGCCGCAAAGCGGGTCTCACCCAGGTCGATTGCGCGCATCTTCTGGATGTGCATCCCTCACTTATCTCACGCTTTGAAAGCGGACGCAGTACACCGTCCATTCAGAGCATTTGCACGCTCTCACTGCTCTACGGACGTTCCTTTGAGCGCCTGTTTGGAGAGGCGTTTGCCAGTGCCCGTACGGAACTCGCCGAGCGTCTGCCATCACTGCCGGATGCGCCCACGCACTGGCTGCCCCGCCCCAACCGCCAGCACACGCTAAACCAGCTATCAGCCCACCTAAGTGAATCGGAGAATGGCGCGGCTTAA
- a CDS encoding recombinase family protein, which yields MNQYFAYVRVSTPKQGEGVSLEAQREAIERYAAAHSLTITQWFEEKETAAKAGRPVFLSMIKALRNGEATGLIMHKIDRSARNGADWLAIGELSDAGTDVRFATESLDFRSRSGRLSADIQAVIAADYIRNLREETVKGINGRLKQGLYPFKAPIGYCDNGGGKPKTPDPLRAPLIQQVFELYASGEYSLRSLVMEMDERGLRNQGGKPLSKHGIETILANPFYTGLIRIKTTGETYQGVHEPLIPVSLFDTVADVRAGKCGKKVTKHRHTYRGLFRCTLCGYAMIPERQKSYVYYRCQTTQCPTTCVREDVLEAAVADLLERVALSPEDITRITEEIEAWNSKQTAHDPRDGIRLQLEHTKRRLDRLTDALIDQLIDKDTFTNRKQSLELERLRLEKSLAKQTEAHVEPDRIRYFLERIKSLKTMFISAIATERREIVRWATSNCLVERKNVYLEPANWLVAVEAVRSGTDGDPHSPNPRSRQEMIEALIVAERAVSATEGLLSLP from the coding sequence ATGAACCAGTATTTCGCTTATGTACGCGTCTCCACTCCCAAACAGGGTGAAGGCGTCTCACTCGAAGCCCAGCGGGAAGCGATAGAACGCTACGCCGCCGCCCATAGTCTCACCATCACCCAGTGGTTTGAAGAAAAAGAAACTGCCGCCAAAGCTGGGCGTCCGGTCTTTTTGTCCATGATCAAAGCCCTCCGCAATGGGGAAGCTACGGGCTTGATCATGCACAAGATCGACCGCAGTGCCCGCAATGGCGCTGACTGGCTGGCGATTGGTGAACTGTCTGATGCCGGCACCGATGTCCGCTTTGCCACCGAGAGCCTCGATTTTCGCTCCCGCAGTGGACGGCTCTCGGCTGACATCCAAGCCGTCATCGCCGCAGACTACATCCGCAATCTGCGCGAAGAGACCGTCAAAGGCATCAACGGGCGATTGAAGCAGGGTCTGTATCCGTTCAAAGCCCCGATCGGGTATTGCGATAACGGTGGCGGGAAACCCAAAACCCCTGACCCACTGCGGGCACCGCTTATCCAGCAGGTCTTTGAACTCTACGCCAGTGGGGAATACTCACTGCGCAGTTTGGTGATGGAAATGGACGAGCGCGGGTTGCGCAACCAGGGTGGCAAGCCACTCTCCAAGCATGGCATCGAAACCATCCTCGCCAACCCCTTCTACACCGGACTGATCCGCATCAAGACAACCGGTGAGACCTATCAGGGTGTGCATGAGCCGCTGATACCGGTTTCTTTGTTTGATACCGTTGCAGACGTGCGGGCAGGCAAATGCGGCAAGAAGGTCACCAAACACCGCCACACCTATCGCGGGCTGTTTCGGTGTACCTTGTGTGGCTATGCCATGATCCCCGAGCGGCAAAAATCATACGTATACTACCGCTGTCAAACCACGCAGTGTCCCACCACCTGTGTGCGGGAGGACGTGTTGGAAGCAGCGGTGGCTGACCTTCTGGAGCGGGTGGCGTTATCGCCCGAAGACATTACCCGCATTACCGAAGAGATCGAAGCGTGGAACAGCAAACAGACTGCCCACGATCCCCGTGACGGTATCCGCCTCCAGCTGGAGCACACCAAGCGGCGGCTGGATCGCCTCACGGATGCTCTCATTGATCAGCTGATTGACAAAGACACCTTCACCAACCGCAAGCAGTCCTTGGAACTTGAACGCTTGCGTCTTGAGAAATCGCTCGCCAAGCAAACCGAGGCACATGTCGAACCTGACCGTATCCGGTACTTCCTCGAACGGATAAAAAGCCTGAAAACCATGTTTATTTCAGCGATTGCCACGGAAAGACGGGAGATCGTGCGCTGGGCAACATCGAACTGTCTGGTGGAGCGAAAAAACGTATATCTAGAGCCAGCTAATTGGCTGGTAGCAGTGGAAGCTGTGCGCAGTGGCACCGATGGTGACCCTCACAGCCCCAATCCTCGAAGCAGGCAGGAAATGATTGAAGCGCTGATTGTAGCGGAAAGAGCAGTGTCAGCGACCGAAGGTTTGTTATCTCTTCCTTGA